The following are encoded in a window of Phaseolus vulgaris cultivar G19833 chromosome 3, P. vulgaris v2.0, whole genome shotgun sequence genomic DNA:
- the LOC137805783 gene encoding transcription factor MYB106-like, whose product MGRKACCENLGLKKGPWTPEEDKKLLDYVGKHGHRNWRLVPAKAGLERCGKSCRLRWINYLKPDIKRGNFSTEEDHTIIKLHALLGNKWSIIAAHLPQRTDNEIKNYWKTNIKKRLIGMGLDPITHKTIKQNTFECCGDGQDQSKDTINIRHVAQWERARLEAEARGSMLQVGSGSSNLSGLILSKIPTQPCLSSHSVSTEHKRVHNMYALVLTTNHDFRSSVSTLSIPKLPAVSNIPQITNTESLLTYKADNNVMEGCVSNLQDDDIMVAVEAFRTARSEGIEELFNEFTSM is encoded by the exons ATGGGAAGGAAGGCATGTTGTGAGAACCTAGGGTTGAAGAAAGGACCGTGGACACCAGAAGAAGACAAGAAGCTCCTCGACTACGTTGGGAAGCACGGTCATCGAAACTGGCGTTTAGTGCCTGCCAAAGCGG GTCTTGAAAGATGTGGAAAGAGTTGCAGATTGAGGTGGATTAACTATCTCAAACCTGATATAAAACGAGGAAACTTCAGCACGGAGGAAGACCACACCATTATTaaacttcatgctcttcttGGAAACAA ATGGTCCATCATAGCAGCCCACCTGCCCCAAAGAACCGACAATGAGATCAAGAACTACTGGAAAACCAACATCAAGAAAAGACTCATCGGAATGGGCTTAGATCCCATTACCCACAAAACAATAAAACAGAACACATTTGAATGCTGTGGTGATGGCCAAGACCAGTCCAAGGACACCATCAATATCAGGCACGTGGCTCAGTGGGAGAGGGCCCGACTTGAAGCTGAAGCCAGAGGATCTATGTTGCAAGTTGGATCTGGATCCTCAAATCTCTCTGGGCTAATCTTAAGCAAGATTCCAACTCAACCTTGTCTTTCATCACATTCAGTGTCAACCGAACACAAGAGAGTGCATAACATGTATGCCCTTGTGCTTACCACAAATCATGATTTTAGGTCATCTGTATCCACTTTGAGCATTCCCAAGCTTCCTGCAGTTTCTAATATTCCACAAATCACCAACACAGAAAGTTTACTTACATATAAGGCTGACAATAATGTCATGGAAGGCTGTGTTTCAAACTTACAAGATGATGACATTATGGTGGCTGTGGAAGCATTTAGAACAGCAAGGTCTGAGGGTATTGAAGAGCTGTTCAATGAATTTACTTCCATGTAG